A window from candidate division KSB1 bacterium encodes these proteins:
- a CDS encoding ATP-binding protein has translation MERKRRILLIDDDAVMHDLVRAFLTRVGYEFAGAADGGQGLEAVLEYQPDLILLDYMMPEMDGIGVYERLRSDPEFAPFRDVPVIMLTARDDDAALRSDMLRRGVFAYLNKPFGLHELRNVIENAFIVSEINRRNVELQEEIRKARDFLQSVVDAAPVGIFFSDPEGKIVLANRFLASLLGLRSGSELVGLDLLTIGLAGGWPRLSAVERVLVGGEPYASEHFPFVATDGRRLLLSVRCVPQREPDGRLRGSVGILEDVTAAEKRAVEMTMLTQIAHAMQGTLDLDELLHLILTCVTAGEALGFSRAMIFLLSEDESELRGTMGVGPSSREEAITIWESLSREKMTLPEFLDRYGRRPPDAEDRFNRFVQGLRHPLSHSNCVLVRALQEQRAFIVSEKGAGTPPASCEWLSAQLASREFVCVPLVARGKGIGVVVADNLYTGHPLDESLVELLSLLANQAGLAIERARAYANVARQKEELEKALDKLQEAQARLLEAERLATIGQMAAQVAHEIRNPLVTIGGFARSLLEAPRSPEETRVILGIIAEEAKRLENILNNVLDFTRLSRPKPSWVDLNEAIQKTVFLVQEELHKKKIRLEKHLDLGLPKVYADEAQMRQVLLNLLYNALDSMTDGGQLTVATCRVDPEQVLVEICDTGPGISEDVLQNMFNPFFTTKPDGTGLGLPIVQQIVHAHGGRILVDSEIGKGTTFRIFLPIEGRAVGSASRETSSPSVCR, from the coding sequence GTGGAGAGAAAGCGACGCATTCTCCTGATCGACGATGACGCCGTAATGCACGACCTGGTGCGCGCCTTCCTGACGCGTGTCGGGTACGAGTTCGCAGGCGCAGCCGACGGCGGACAGGGTCTGGAAGCGGTGCTCGAGTATCAGCCGGACCTCATCCTCCTCGACTACATGATGCCAGAGATGGACGGGATTGGGGTGTACGAGCGGCTGCGCTCGGATCCCGAGTTTGCCCCCTTCCGCGACGTGCCGGTGATCATGCTCACAGCCAGGGACGACGACGCCGCCCTGCGCAGCGACATGTTGCGGCGCGGGGTCTTCGCCTACCTGAACAAGCCGTTCGGCCTCCACGAGCTGCGCAACGTCATCGAGAACGCCTTCATCGTCTCCGAGATCAACCGGCGGAACGTCGAGCTGCAGGAGGAGATCCGCAAGGCACGCGACTTCCTGCAGTCGGTGGTCGACGCCGCGCCGGTGGGGATCTTCTTCAGCGATCCGGAGGGGAAGATCGTCCTGGCCAATCGCTTTCTGGCGTCCCTTCTTGGACTTCGCTCGGGAAGCGAGCTTGTGGGGTTGGACCTCCTGACCATTGGACTGGCGGGAGGATGGCCTCGCCTGAGCGCCGTCGAGCGAGTGCTGGTCGGAGGCGAACCGTACGCCAGCGAGCACTTCCCCTTCGTCGCTACCGATGGGAGGAGGCTTCTGCTCAGCGTCCGATGCGTTCCGCAACGCGAGCCCGACGGTCGCCTCCGCGGCAGCGTGGGGATCCTGGAGGACGTGACGGCAGCCGAAAAGCGTGCCGTCGAAATGACCATGCTCACCCAGATCGCCCACGCAATGCAGGGCACGCTCGATCTGGACGAGCTGCTCCACTTGATCTTGACTTGTGTCACAGCCGGCGAAGCCCTCGGCTTCAGCCGGGCGATGATCTTCCTCCTGTCCGAGGACGAGAGCGAACTGCGTGGAACCATGGGCGTGGGGCCAAGCAGCCGCGAGGAGGCGATCACGATCTGGGAGTCCCTTTCCCGGGAGAAGATGACCCTCCCGGAGTTCCTGGACAGATACGGGCGAAGGCCCCCGGACGCCGAAGATCGCTTCAATCGCTTCGTGCAGGGCTTGCGGCATCCCCTCTCTCATTCGAACTGCGTGCTGGTGCGGGCACTCCAGGAACAGCGAGCGTTCATCGTCTCGGAAAAAGGCGCAGGCACGCCGCCGGCCTCGTGCGAGTGGTTGAGTGCCCAACTGGCCAGTCGGGAATTCGTGTGCGTTCCGCTGGTAGCCCGCGGCAAGGGCATCGGCGTTGTGGTGGCAGACAATCTCTACACCGGCCACCCCCTCGATGAGTCCCTCGTGGAGCTGCTGAGCCTGTTGGCCAATCAAGCAGGCTTGGCCATCGAACGGGCAAGGGCCTACGCCAACGTAGCCCGGCAAAAAGAGGAACTGGAAAAGGCTCTTGACAAGCTGCAGGAGGCTCAGGCCCGCCTTCTGGAAGCAGAGCGTCTTGCCACCATCGGCCAGATGGCGGCCCAGGTGGCCCATGAGATCCGGAATCCGCTCGTCACCATCGGTGGATTCGCCCGCTCCCTTCTGGAAGCGCCGCGGAGCCCCGAAGAGACGCGAGTCATCCTGGGAATTATTGCGGAAGAGGCCAAGCGGCTGGAAAACATCCTGAACAATGTCCTGGATTTCACGCGCCTTTCCCGGCCCAAACCCAGCTGGGTCGACCTCAATGAGGCGATCCAGAAGACCGTTTTTCTGGTGCAAGAGGAACTCCACAAGAAGAAGATCCGCCTGGAGAAGCACCTGGACCTGGGCCTCCCGAAGGTGTACGCGGATGAAGCGCAGATGCGGCAGGTCCTGCTGAACCTCCTTTACAACGCCTTGGATTCGATGACCGACGGCGGGCAACTCACCGTGGCCACCTGCAGGGTCGACCCCGAGCAGGTGTTGGTTGAAATCTGCGACACGGGCCCGGGCATTTCCGAAGACGTACTCCAGAACATGTTCAACCCCTTCTTCACGACGAAGCCGGATGGGACAGGCCTGGGCCTACCCATCGTCCAGCAGATTGTTCACGCCCACGGCGGGAGGATCCTGGTCGATAGCGAGATTGGCAAGGGGACCACTTTCCGGATTTTCTTGCCCATCGAGGGGCGCGCGGTCGGCTCAGCCTCGCGCGAGACGAGCTCACCATCCGTCTGCAGGTAA
- a CDS encoding HU family DNA-binding protein, which produces MTKGDIVNIVAEGTGLTKKETAAVIDGFLATIVWALQRGQRVTLVGFGTFRAKHRPPRLVKNPRTGRTVALPERTVPIFVPSRELRSQVNAVAATEGEVDVVDG; this is translated from the coding sequence ATGACCAAAGGGGACATTGTGAACATTGTGGCCGAGGGAACGGGGCTCACCAAGAAGGAGACCGCAGCGGTAATCGATGGCTTCCTGGCGACGATTGTGTGGGCGCTGCAGCGGGGCCAGAGGGTCACCTTGGTGGGCTTCGGCACCTTCCGGGCTAAGCATAGGCCCCCGAGACTGGTCAAGAATCCTCGCACAGGGAGGACGGTTGCGCTGCCGGAACGAACGGTCCCCATCTTTGTGCCCTCCCGGGAGTTGCGGTCGCAGGTGAACGCCGTCGCAGCCACCGAGGGTGAAGTGGACGTAGTCGATGGCTGA
- the sppA gene encoding signal peptide peptidase SppA produces the protein MARKQDIRILAFLGGLLVLAAVLFTVLLRGRDLEVVAGEGSERVALVELRGVIVNSEPIVRQLERFRKDRRVRAIVLRVDSPGGGVAASQEIYEAVRRVREGGKPIVCSMGSVAASGGYYVALGCKKIVANPGTTTGSIGVIAEIPNVQRLLSRLGIEVSVVKSGRHKDIGSPYREMTDDERRLLQEWIDDAYHQFVTVVATERSLDSTRLRELADGRVFTGRQAYQLGLVDTLGTLGDAIRLAADLAGIRGEPRVVRIPTRRLGCLELLLGGARSLQELAEPWPRLKYQWSGY, from the coding sequence ATGGCCCGTAAGCAAGACATCAGGATTCTGGCATTTCTGGGAGGGCTCCTGGTCCTCGCGGCGGTGTTGTTCACCGTGCTGCTGCGGGGTAGGGACCTGGAGGTGGTGGCCGGCGAGGGAAGCGAGCGGGTTGCCCTGGTTGAGCTTCGGGGGGTGATCGTAAATTCGGAGCCGATCGTCCGCCAGCTGGAGCGTTTCCGCAAGGACCGGCGAGTGCGAGCCATTGTGCTGCGCGTGGACAGTCCAGGGGGTGGCGTGGCCGCGTCGCAGGAGATCTACGAGGCCGTGCGCCGCGTGCGTGAGGGCGGAAAGCCCATTGTGTGCTCCATGGGTTCCGTGGCCGCCTCCGGAGGGTACTACGTGGCGCTGGGTTGCAAGAAGATCGTGGCCAATCCGGGCACGACCACGGGCAGCATCGGGGTGATTGCAGAGATCCCCAATGTCCAGAGGTTGCTTTCGCGTCTCGGCATTGAGGTCTCCGTCGTCAAGAGCGGAAGGCACAAGGATATCGGCAGTCCCTATCGGGAGATGACCGACGACGAGCGCCGGCTCCTGCAGGAATGGATCGATGACGCCTACCACCAATTCGTAACGGTTGTGGCCACGGAGCGGTCGCTGGATAGCACACGTCTTCGGGAGCTGGCCGACGGCCGGGTGTTTACGGGACGGCAGGCGTACCAGCTGGGGCTGGTCGATACGCTGGGCACCCTGGGCGATGCCATCCGTCTGGCAGCGGATCTGGCCGGGATCCGGGGCGAGCCGCGCGTGGTTCGCATCCCGACGCGGCGGCTGGGATGCCTGGAGCTCTTGTTGGGGGGAGCCCGCTCCCTGCAAGAGCTGGCGGAGCCCTGGCCGCGTCTCAAATATCAGTGGTCCGGTTACTGA
- a CDS encoding aminotransferase class I/II-fold pyridoxal phosphate-dependent enzyme — MSFATICVHGSGGPDPYTRALNVPIYQSSTFAFRSAREGAEIFAGEREGYVYTRLGNPTLAAFEREMAFLEGGEAALATASGMAATTTVILTLMRSGENLVASDTLYGGTHELFRHTLSRMGIEVRDVDATKPEEVEAAFDQNTRVLFIETPSNPTLKIIDIAKMAEIAHRHGAKLVVDNTFATPYYQRPLQFGADIVVHSATKYIGGHGDTIGGVIVGPKDFIEKARRETLRDLGGCLSPFNAWLLLRGLKTLPVRMERHSWNAMRIAQYLSFHPKVSKVYYPGLRIHPQHELAVRQMTGFGGMIAFELKGGRRAGEILMDSVRLMTLAVSLGDVDTLIEHPASMTHSSYTPEELAKVGISEGLVRLSVGIEDVNDLINDLSQALKKVPA, encoded by the coding sequence ATGAGCTTCGCCACGATCTGCGTGCACGGTTCCGGAGGGCCGGATCCGTACACGCGCGCGTTGAACGTGCCGATCTATCAGAGCTCAACCTTCGCCTTCCGGAGTGCTCGCGAGGGCGCCGAGATCTTTGCCGGCGAGCGGGAGGGCTACGTGTACACCCGCCTGGGCAATCCTACGCTGGCGGCCTTCGAGCGGGAGATGGCGTTTCTCGAAGGGGGTGAAGCCGCTTTGGCCACTGCCTCCGGGATGGCGGCCACCACGACGGTCATCCTGACTCTAATGAGGTCGGGGGAAAACCTGGTTGCCTCCGATACCCTGTACGGCGGTACACACGAGCTCTTCCGCCACACGCTCAGCCGGATGGGTATCGAAGTCCGGGATGTGGACGCGACGAAACCGGAGGAGGTGGAGGCGGCTTTCGACCAGAATACGCGCGTCCTGTTCATTGAGACGCCCTCCAACCCGACGCTGAAGATCATCGACATCGCGAAGATGGCCGAGATTGCCCATCGCCATGGGGCCAAGCTGGTGGTGGACAACACATTCGCTACCCCATACTACCAGCGTCCCCTCCAGTTCGGGGCGGACATCGTGGTGCACAGCGCTACCAAATACATCGGCGGCCACGGGGACACCATCGGTGGGGTCATTGTGGGGCCGAAGGACTTCATTGAGAAGGCCCGTCGGGAGACACTGCGCGACCTGGGCGGCTGTCTGAGTCCCTTCAATGCCTGGCTCCTCCTGCGCGGCCTCAAGACGCTGCCGGTCCGAATGGAGCGCCATTCCTGGAACGCGATGCGCATCGCCCAGTACCTGAGCTTCCATCCCAAGGTGAGCAAGGTGTACTATCCGGGGCTGCGCATCCATCCCCAGCACGAGCTGGCCGTCCGCCAGATGACGGGCTTCGGCGGGATGATCGCCTTCGAGCTGAAAGGGGGAAGAAGGGCGGGCGAGATCCTGATGGATTCTGTTCGGCTCATGACTTTGGCCGTGAGTCTTGGCGACGTAGACACCTTGATCGAGCATCCGGCAAGCATGACCCATTCGAGCTACACCCCCGAGGAGCTGGCGAAGGTGGGGATCTCCGAGGGCCTGGTGCGTTTGTCCGTGGGCATCGAGGACGTCAACGACCTGATCAACGACCTCTCCCAGGCGCTCAAGAAGGTCCCCGCGTAG
- a CDS encoding Glu/Leu/Phe/Val dehydrogenase — MSELNPFRIAQQQLDEAAAALGLDSATHEALRWPMREMIVTLTVRMDDGSVKIFRGYRVQYNDARGPTKGGLRFHPQETLDTVRALAAWMTWKTAVMDLPLGGGKGGVTCNPKEMSQAELERLSRAYVRQVGRILGPEIDVPAPDVNTTPQVMAWIMDEFSVLRGHNVPGVITGKPLALGGSLGRVDATARGGMYALREAAKVLNLNLNGATAAIQGYGNVGQNAGILAQQLFDMKILAVADEFGGIYNPKGIDPRALAEHVRHTGSVVRFPDTESITNEELLEMKVDVLFPAAIEGVITGANAHKIQARIVCELANGPTTPEADRILHDRGIFVLPDILANAGGVTVSYFEQVQNAYNFYWTLEEIHERLNQKMTKAFADFYAVYEKHKVHPRLAAYMVAVARVAEAMKLRGWV, encoded by the coding sequence ATGTCGGAGCTTAATCCCTTCCGGATCGCCCAGCAGCAGCTGGACGAGGCGGCGGCGGCGCTCGGCCTGGACAGTGCGACCCACGAGGCACTGCGCTGGCCGATGCGCGAGATGATCGTCACGCTAACGGTCCGGATGGACGACGGAAGCGTCAAGATCTTCCGCGGCTATCGCGTTCAATACAACGACGCGCGCGGACCCACGAAGGGGGGCCTGCGCTTCCATCCGCAGGAGACATTGGACACAGTCCGCGCACTGGCTGCCTGGATGACCTGGAAGACGGCAGTCATGGACCTGCCCCTGGGCGGCGGTAAAGGTGGAGTAACGTGCAATCCCAAAGAGATGTCGCAGGCAGAGCTTGAGCGATTGAGCCGGGCCTACGTGCGCCAGGTGGGCCGCATCCTGGGACCGGAGATCGATGTGCCAGCCCCCGATGTCAACACAACTCCGCAGGTGATGGCCTGGATCATGGACGAATTCAGCGTCCTGCGCGGCCACAACGTCCCGGGGGTCATCACCGGGAAACCTCTGGCACTTGGCGGGTCCCTGGGCAGGGTCGATGCTACGGCCCGCGGCGGAATGTACGCGCTCCGCGAAGCGGCGAAGGTCCTGAACCTCAATCTCAACGGGGCCACGGCAGCGATCCAGGGCTACGGGAACGTCGGGCAAAATGCGGGCATCCTGGCGCAGCAGCTCTTCGACATGAAGATCCTCGCCGTGGCCGACGAATTCGGGGGCATCTACAATCCCAAGGGGATTGACCCACGTGCCTTGGCCGAGCACGTGCGACACACGGGCAGCGTGGTGCGTTTCCCGGACACGGAAAGCATCACCAATGAAGAGCTCCTCGAGATGAAAGTGGACGTCCTCTTCCCGGCCGCGATCGAAGGGGTGATCACTGGGGCCAACGCGCACAAGATTCAGGCGCGCATCGTCTGCGAACTGGCCAACGGGCCGACCACGCCGGAAGCGGACCGCATTCTGCACGATCGGGGAATCTTCGTGCTGCCCGACATCCTGGCCAATGCCGGCGGAGTCACGGTCTCCTATTTCGAGCAGGTCCAGAACGCTTACAACTTCTACTGGACCCTCGAGGAGATCCACGAACGCCTGAACCAGAAGATGACGAAGGCCTTTGCGGACTTCTACGCCGTCTACGAGAAGCACAAGGTTCACCCTCGTCTGGCGGCTTACATGGTGGCTGTGGCCCGCGTGGCGGAGGCCATGAAGCTCCGCGGATGGGTATAG
- a CDS encoding sigma-54 dependent transcriptional regulator, whose translation MTEALTAREKKTILVVDDERDLLLSLQKALSKEGYRVLIADRARQALEILQREAVDVVLSDLRMPEMGGTELLRECKRINPEVEVIMLTAYGTVESAVEAMKEGAYDFITKPFKRVTVVKAIQKALEKQALSRENLLLRRQLETTRAKEQMIGASPAIQRVLELVQRVAPTNTTVLITGESGTGKELVARLIHQFSPRRNAPFIAINCGAIPENLIESELFGHVRGAFTGATRDKDGLFKVASGGTLFLDEVCAIPLNLQVRLLRAIEEKEFLPVGGTRPVRVDVRILAASNRNLAKEVEEGRFREDLYYRLNVVNIDLPPLRERKEDIPLLVQYFIDRHNRALGKRVRGVDEETMGVLVNYEWKGNVRELENVIERAMILCDDELIRVYHLPPNLAQFSFEAARSDRLREAVREFERQHIYRILERVAFDKLAAARILGVSQSSLYRKLAELDIRVPKKLSASKEA comes from the coding sequence ATGACCGAAGCCCTAACGGCTCGCGAAAAGAAGACGATCTTAGTGGTGGACGACGAGCGTGACCTGCTCCTGTCGCTTCAGAAAGCGCTGTCCAAGGAGGGATACCGTGTCCTCATCGCCGACCGGGCTCGCCAGGCGCTGGAGATCCTGCAGCGGGAGGCCGTGGACGTGGTCCTGAGCGACCTCCGCATGCCCGAGATGGGGGGAACAGAGCTCCTGCGGGAGTGCAAGCGGATCAATCCCGAGGTGGAAGTGATCATGCTCACGGCCTACGGAACGGTGGAGTCGGCCGTGGAGGCAATGAAGGAGGGGGCCTACGACTTCATCACCAAGCCTTTCAAGCGCGTTACCGTCGTCAAAGCCATCCAGAAGGCCCTCGAGAAGCAGGCCTTGAGCCGCGAGAACCTCTTGCTGCGGCGGCAGTTGGAGACGACGCGGGCCAAGGAGCAAATGATCGGCGCCAGCCCGGCAATCCAAAGGGTGCTGGAGCTGGTCCAGCGGGTGGCCCCCACGAACACCACGGTCCTGATCACGGGGGAAAGCGGCACAGGAAAGGAATTGGTGGCGCGTCTGATCCACCAGTTCAGTCCGCGTCGCAACGCCCCCTTCATCGCCATCAACTGTGGGGCTATCCCGGAGAATCTCATCGAGAGCGAGCTCTTCGGACACGTGCGGGGTGCTTTCACCGGTGCTACCCGGGACAAAGACGGCCTCTTCAAGGTGGCCAGCGGCGGGACCCTCTTTCTGGATGAGGTCTGCGCCATCCCCCTGAACCTCCAGGTCCGGCTGCTGCGGGCCATTGAAGAGAAGGAGTTCCTGCCCGTGGGTGGGACACGGCCGGTGCGGGTCGACGTACGGATCCTGGCCGCCTCCAATCGCAACCTGGCCAAGGAGGTGGAAGAGGGGCGCTTCCGGGAGGATCTGTACTACCGGCTGAACGTGGTCAATATCGACCTTCCTCCCCTGCGGGAGCGCAAGGAAGACATCCCCCTGCTGGTGCAGTACTTCATCGACCGACACAACCGCGCCCTGGGCAAGCGGGTGCGCGGTGTGGACGAGGAGACCATGGGCGTTTTGGTCAACTATGAGTGGAAGGGGAACGTCCGCGAGCTGGAGAACGTGATTGAGAGGGCCATGATCCTCTGTGACGATGAGCTCATCCGGGTGTACCACCTGCCCCCCAACCTGGCGCAGTTCAGTTTCGAGGCTGCGCGGAGCGATCGTCTGCGGGAGGCGGTGCGCGAGTTCGAGCGCCAGCACATCTACCGCATCCTGGAGCGCGTGGCCTTCGACAAACTGGCAGCCGCCCGGATTCTGGGCGTCAGCCAGTCCTCCCTGTACCGCAAGCTGGCAGAGCTCGACATCCGTGTGCCGAAGAAGCTGTCCGCCTCTAAGGAGGCCTAA
- a CDS encoding PAS domain S-box protein translates to MDLQLARVLEEHSREIIDTWVKRLQASIPEYRGRPREELERTTGLHLRGVIDVLRQGTYTALEAFMREIAPLRIRLGFSLSNTQRAFMLGKQVLVEVIEREFAGNPPRVLRALRELEEPFQRTIYQYSDIYQEIQIREAERRSRELARMEEERRFLARLRTEKEKLDGIVRAIGAGIALFDRRMKVVWSNRAVVETIDAEVAEGEELSCADLFWHRGQDCPNCPTRRCFETGRMERSLREISMADGSTRIFQITSTPITDEEGRVQQVLELVQDLTDLRQLEAQLDEKREFLTAITNESADAIIGLNTEDRIVSWNKGAERIFGYTPAEVIGRPLSVLGPSPSGEEELDRIREEVRRQGFVRNVELTRRTKDGRTVHLELTWTVLRDRRGRVIGSSLIARDVTERKAMEQQIIQAERLAAVGRLAARVAHEIRNPLSSLSLNVELLGDEIEAIDGEVSEEARGLLRAIAAEVDRLTYLTEEYLHFSRLPPSKLEPGDLTVLLEDLVQFSRRELRQRGVEIRAELSEKLPTVRFDEAQLRRVFVNLFRNAVDAMPDGGTIWLRAWSENGRVFVSVRDSGPGVPESERERIFDPFHTTKDFGTGLGLSIARQIVHEHGGEIRCLGRSGQGAEFVVELPAAL, encoded by the coding sequence ATGGACCTCCAACTGGCTCGGGTATTGGAAGAGCATAGCCGCGAGATTATTGATACCTGGGTCAAGCGGCTGCAGGCGAGCATTCCCGAGTACCGAGGCCGGCCTCGTGAGGAGCTGGAGCGGACCACCGGCTTGCATCTGCGGGGGGTAATCGACGTCCTGCGCCAGGGAACCTACACGGCCCTCGAGGCCTTCATGCGCGAGATCGCGCCTCTCCGCATCCGCCTGGGTTTCAGCCTCTCTAATACACAGCGGGCCTTCATGCTTGGCAAGCAGGTGCTGGTGGAAGTGATTGAGCGCGAGTTTGCCGGTAATCCGCCGCGCGTCCTCAGAGCCCTGCGCGAGCTGGAGGAGCCTTTCCAGCGCACGATCTATCAGTACTCGGACATCTACCAGGAGATCCAGATCCGGGAGGCGGAGCGGCGGAGCCGCGAGCTGGCGCGCATGGAGGAGGAACGGCGCTTCCTGGCCCGCCTGCGCACAGAGAAGGAAAAGCTCGACGGGATTGTCCGAGCCATTGGTGCAGGGATCGCCCTTTTCGACCGGCGGATGAAAGTGGTCTGGTCTAACCGCGCGGTGGTCGAGACCATCGACGCGGAGGTGGCGGAGGGGGAGGAGCTCAGCTGTGCGGACCTCTTCTGGCACCGGGGTCAGGATTGTCCCAACTGCCCCACCCGGCGCTGCTTCGAGACCGGGCGAATGGAACGTTCCCTGCGCGAGATCTCCATGGCCGACGGAAGTACCCGCATCTTCCAAATTACCTCCACTCCCATTACGGACGAGGAGGGTAGGGTCCAGCAGGTACTGGAACTGGTTCAGGATCTGACGGATCTTCGTCAGCTCGAAGCCCAGCTGGACGAAAAGCGCGAGTTTCTCACCGCCATCACCAACGAGTCGGCTGACGCGATCATCGGGCTGAACACGGAGGACCGGATCGTCTCGTGGAACAAGGGGGCGGAACGGATCTTCGGCTACACGCCGGCAGAAGTGATCGGCAGGCCGCTGTCGGTGCTTGGTCCGAGCCCCAGTGGCGAGGAGGAGCTGGATCGGATCCGGGAGGAGGTACGTCGCCAGGGCTTTGTGCGCAACGTGGAGCTGACAAGGCGCACCAAAGACGGGCGCACGGTTCACCTTGAGCTGACCTGGACAGTCCTGAGGGACCGTCGTGGCCGCGTGATTGGTAGCTCCCTCATTGCGCGCGATGTTACCGAGCGGAAGGCCATGGAGCAGCAGATCATCCAGGCCGAGCGGCTGGCCGCCGTGGGACGTCTGGCAGCTCGGGTAGCCCACGAGATCCGCAATCCCCTGAGCTCCCTTAGCCTCAACGTCGAGCTTCTGGGCGACGAAATCGAAGCGATCGACGGGGAAGTTTCCGAAGAGGCGCGAGGTCTGTTGCGAGCCATCGCCGCGGAGGTCGATCGACTGACCTACCTCACAGAGGAGTACCTTCATTTTTCCAGGCTTCCCCCTTCGAAATTGGAGCCCGGGGACCTTACGGTCCTGCTGGAGGATCTGGTCCAGTTCAGCCGAAGAGAGCTTCGGCAACGCGGGGTGGAGATCAGGGCAGAGCTCTCGGAGAAGCTTCCCACGGTGCGGTTCGACGAGGCGCAGTTGCGGCGGGTCTTCGTCAATCTGTTTCGCAACGCCGTGGATGCGATGCCCGACGGCGGCACCATCTGGCTGCGCGCCTGGTCCGAGAACGGGCGGGTGTTTGTTTCCGTGCGCGATAGCGGACCCGGCGTACCGGAGAGCGAACGGGAGCGGATCTTCGACCCCTTCCACACGACCAAGGATTTCGGCACGGGCCTTGGGCTCTCCATCGCCCGGCAGATTGTGCACGAGCACGGGGGCGAGATCCGTTGCCTGGGTAGAAGCGGCCAGGGAGCGGAATTTGTGGTAGAGCTTCCGGCGGCGCTATGA
- a CDS encoding Nramp family divalent metal transporter, which translates to MQDRIPTPPRGTAMLLAIGPSIVWCAEYIGSGEVILATRTGAIFGPAVLWAIVSAIVLKYVIGLAGAHWTVVTGEGMIDLFARLPGPRNWLVWLVLLCQLPAAIVSIGALANASTTFLNSLLPLPGGRLFWGIFVVAFAVSVAWTGRFDLLKAVMSFLVAVIIVGVFYVALATFPPISEFLAGLFGLLPLRVPEWAIPGHPSPWREILPLAGWSAGGFASQVWYSYWVLGAGYGMAAGRSFGQPADPSEVARLSEEQAGRIRGWIRMVTLDASTAVVVGTAVTCAFALAGAGVLRAHRLVPQGQEVAFTLSRIFSSRWGEIGGKLFLLSGCAALLSTNVGQLCGWPRLLADCVRILFPAVGRRVRWQDQFRTFLLFFVVTNLSATLFFDPVKLVQLGSQLDGVLLTPIQALGILAGFLFVLPKMVPSSLYRSLRPSPWVLAGLALSAIVFGIFCVIYLPESLASLLRSP; encoded by the coding sequence GTGCAGGACCGGATCCCTACACCGCCGCGCGGAACGGCCATGCTCCTGGCCATCGGACCCTCCATTGTCTGGTGCGCGGAGTACATTGGCTCAGGCGAGGTCATCCTCGCCACTCGCACGGGAGCCATTTTCGGACCCGCCGTGCTGTGGGCCATCGTGTCCGCTATCGTTCTCAAGTACGTGATCGGATTGGCGGGTGCCCACTGGACCGTGGTAACTGGAGAAGGGATGATCGATCTTTTTGCCCGCCTACCCGGACCAAGGAATTGGCTGGTTTGGCTTGTGCTGCTGTGCCAGCTCCCGGCGGCGATCGTCTCCATCGGTGCTCTCGCCAATGCCTCGACCACTTTCCTCAACTCCCTCCTTCCCCTGCCCGGCGGCCGTCTCTTTTGGGGCATCTTTGTGGTGGCCTTCGCCGTGTCCGTGGCCTGGACTGGGCGCTTCGACCTCCTCAAGGCGGTTATGAGCTTCCTGGTGGCGGTGATCATCGTGGGGGTCTTTTACGTGGCCCTTGCCACCTTCCCGCCCATCTCGGAGTTCCTGGCGGGCCTCTTCGGCCTCCTGCCACTTAGGGTGCCGGAATGGGCTATCCCCGGTCACCCGAGCCCGTGGCGGGAGATTCTGCCCCTGGCAGGCTGGAGTGCAGGGGGCTTCGCCAGTCAGGTGTGGTACAGCTACTGGGTTCTGGGCGCAGGGTACGGGATGGCGGCTGGCCGCAGCTTTGGCCAGCCCGCAGATCCCTCGGAAGTCGCTCGGCTGAGCGAAGAACAGGCAGGCAGGATCCGCGGCTGGATCCGGATGGTTACCTTGGACGCATCCACAGCCGTGGTCGTCGGAACGGCCGTCACTTGTGCTTTCGCCTTGGCGGGCGCCGGCGTCCTCCGGGCGCACAGGCTGGTGCCGCAAGGGCAGGAAGTGGCGTTCACTCTGTCGCGCATCTTTTCATCCCGCTGGGGCGAGATCGGTGGGAAGCTCTTTCTCCTTTCGGGCTGCGCCGCCCTCCTGAGTACGAACGTCGGCCAGCTCTGCGGGTGGCCACGGCTTCTGGCGGATTGCGTGCGCATTCTCTTTCCCGCCGTCGGCCGTCGCGTCCGGTGGCAGGACCAGTTTCGCACCTTTCTCTTGTTCTTCGTGGTCACCAACCTCAGCGCGACCCTTTTCTTTGATCCCGTGAAGTTGGTTCAGCTGGGAAGCCAACTCGACGGCGTCCTCCTGACGCCGATCCAGGCCCTGGGGATCCTTGCCGGATTCCTGTTTGTGCTCCCCAAGATGGTACCGAGCTCCCTGTATCGCTCCCTCAGGCCTTCCCCTTGGGTGCTTGCGGGTCTGGCGTTATCGGCGATCGTCTTCGGCATCTTCTGCGTGATCTATCTTCCGGAAAGCCTGGCCTCTCTCCTGCGATCTCCTTGA